ACACCCGCGGAGGTGATCAGCATCTTCAACTCCGTGGGAGAGCGGCTGCACCTGCACTCGCTCGCCGAGGAGTGAGAGCTGCGCGTCACCCGTCAACAGACCGGCCTGGTGAGGCCGGCACGACCTTCAGGTGACGCTGCGCGTCACCCGTCAAAAGACCGGCCTGGTGAGGCCGGCACGATCTTCAGGTGACGCTGCGCGTCACCCGTCAAAAGATCGTGCCCATTCCGCCACGCGGGCGGCGCTCTCCTCCTCGGAGAGATCCTCGACGCGGGTCATCACCGACCAACGCACCCCGAACGGGTCCCGGATGCTCGCGAAGCGATCCCCCGACACAAAATCTGCGGGCGCCTCGCGCACGGTCGCCCCGGCCGCGACGGCGCGCTCGACCACCGCGTCGACGTCGGGCCGGTAGAGCCCCATCGAGTAGCAGTCGTCGTCGCCGGCGGGTGCGGGCACGAGGTGGTAGTCGGGCATCGGCTCGCCCAGCTGCAGGTGTCCGCTGCCGAAGTCGAGCTCGGCGTGCACGACCACCCG
Above is a genomic segment from Leucobacter rhizosphaerae containing:
- a CDS encoding VOC family protein; translation: MNAHESRAATGAHTTDGLPHGSTSLTPFLAIAGAKEAIAFYRDVFGARVVDVTEMAVPTAESNAPHSSSVPPSPPARVVVHAELDFGSGHLQLGEPMPDYHLVPAPAGDDDCYSMGLYRPDVDAVVERAVAAGATVREAPADFVSGDRFASIRDPFGVRWSVMTRVEDLSEEESAARVAEWARSFDG